The Haloarcula laminariae genomic sequence CCACCGGGAGCGGGCGATGCGTTCGGTCGGCCGCTGTGGGGCGGGGTTCTCGTGAAACCGCCAGCCGAGCGCCGCGTCGATAGAGATGACGACTGCTCCCATTTGTTCCCGACTGACCCCGCCCCGTCTAAGTTATGCCGCGGGGTGGAATCCCGACCGCCGGGGTAGCACCCCGCTACGACGCCGCCGTCCGGTCCCGCTGACGACAGGAACAGTATAACAAAGCCCTGAACTGGTAGAAATCTCGGACTGAGTCCAGATGACCGGTACGAATCAGAGCCAGAGCGGGTCAGTGACGGTGAACACGCGGCGAGGGGGGCCTACCGATGAGTAAGTGACAACTTGGTGACGGCTGTCGAATCGCGGAGTCGGCCGACATCCTCCCGCCCGAGAGCGGCCAGTCGCCAGTCAGAATCGGCGCCGACTCGGTAGTCCGGGCGGGGTCGGTGATCTATCCCGACGTCGTCGCCGGGAACCGGCTGCAGACCGGCCACCACGCCGTCCTCAGACCGCAGACGACCGTCGGCCACGACTGCGCCGTCGGCGCCCAGGTCGTCGTCGACGGACGGAGCGACCTCGGTGACGAGGTGGACCTACAGACCGGGGCGTACGTCCCGTCGGAGACGACCATCGGCGACCGGGTGTTCGTCGGGCCCCGGGCCGTCCTGACGAACGACCCGTACCCGCTCCGCCAGGGGGTCGACCCCGCGGGGCCGACACTCGAAGACGACGCCACCGTCGGTGCGAACGCCACCGTGTTGCCGGGCGTGACCGTCGGTGAACGCGCCTTCGTCGCCGCGGGGGCGGTCGTCACCGAGGACGTACCACCGTCGACACTCGCGGTGGGAGCGCCGGCGAAACACCGGCCGCTACCGGAGCACCTGACCGCCGGCAACGTCCCTCGGTGAGGTGACCCCGGAGCCGAGGGTCGGGACCGGTTATCAGGGGTGACGGGGGCCCGCTTGCGGCGGCCCGGCCGCGATACCGGGGAAGGCCCGATACCGACCCCATCGACGGGGCGGCGGCCACCCCGACAGGCGCTCTATAACTACCGGGGCCGTTCGGGAAACGGTGACCATGCCGTCGGTCGCATTCCTGGGGAGCCATCCTCTCGGCGAGCGCTGTCTGGACCAACTGACCAGCCACGACGCCTTCTCCGTCGAGTTGGTCGTGACGTACGGGCCCGGCGAGGACACCTGGTGGGACGGCTGCCTGTACGACCGCGCCGAGCGGATGGGCCACCGGGTCGTCACACGGGACTCGGTGCGGGCGGTGCTCGACTACGACGTGGACTACCTCGTCAGCGTCTACTATCCCGACGTTCTCGACGCCGAGTTGCTGGCCCACCCGAACGTCGCCCCGCTGAACCTCCACCAGGCCGAACTGCCCCGGTATCGAGGGCAGTACGCTTTCTCGCATGCAATCATGAACGCCCGGGCGGACGACCACTGGCGGTACGGGACCACGCTGCACGTGATGGCGCCGGAGGTCGAGACCGGCGACATCGTCGCCCGCAGGTTCGTCCCCATCGCGGAGTCCGACACGGCGCGGACGCTGTACGACCGCGTCTGTGACGCCTCCGTGGAGCTGTTCCGCGAACAGCTCACGACGCTCCGCGACGGAGCGGTCCGCCGGGTCGCGACCCCCCAGTCGGCGTACAACGGCGAGCGCTACGGCGACACCGGGGAGCGTCTCGACGTGTCCAAGGCGATTCCGGTCGAGCGGCTGGCCGACGACGACGAGGCGACGCAGCTGGCGGTGTACGATAAGATACGCGCGCTCGACTTCCCGCCGTTCGAACCGGCCTACACGGAACTGGGCGGGCGGCGGGTGTATCTCACCGCGACGAACTACGGCGATATCTTCGGACGGACCGCGGTGGGGGACATCGACGACGAGACGGGCCGGATAGCGGTCCCACAGCCCGATGGTCGCCACTGAAAAGGGTTCCACAGCGGTCTGAAAACAGCGTCGCGAGCGGCGCGGCCGTCAGTCGGACGACCGAACGAGGAACCCACCGAGCAGCGGCTACAGCATGTTCTCGGCCTCGATTGTCTCCCACACTTCGAGGCCCTCGTCGGTGATGCCGTACACCCGGCCCTTGCGTCGGTTCTCCGAGACGAGCAGCGTCACGAGGTCCGTGTCGCGAAGCTCCTGGAGCGCCCGCGAGACGTGGGCGATGCTGAGCTCCGTCTCGTCCGCGATGAGCGACGGCGTCGCCGGGCCGTCCGAGAGGCGCCGGAGCGTCGCGATTCGGTACCGCGAGCTGATGACGTAGCTGATGTCGTCCCACGGGTCGGGCTCGCTCATCGTCGTCTCCCCTCCGTGGACGGGGCGCGTTCACAGTCGTGTTCGATGCCGCCGCTTGGTCGGGCGCGGTTGTCTGTAACCATATGGGTTCGGTGGGGCCTCGGTGCGCCGCTCGGTCGGCCGAGCCGCCGTCGGCGCGCGCGTGTCATCGTCTGGTACTCCGGCGTCGCTCGGCGACGCACTCTCGGTACAGTGTCACACGGACCCGTCCACGGCAGTCCGGGTCCGTCCGGACACCAGCCTCCGCGGCGGCCGACTGCTCGCTGACGGACTCGCCCGTGCTCTGTGCCGTGCGTTTCTCCATGCGGTTGCGGATGTCCCCGTCTCGAAGCCACTGTTGGGGGACACACACGTGGCCCCACCTTTGTTACGTATCACATATACCGGATACAGAGTGGGTATCTCCGGTGAGACGAATCGGGACCCAGCTGGGGTGAAACTGAGCCGTTAGCGCCCGCATCCGACGAAACACGCCCTTTCTCTCTGCAAGCGATATATAATCCTCCCAACGCTTTATCTCCCGACAGGCCGTGGGCGATGTTCGAGCGGTCCCGACCCGACACACCGTGACGGCGTTCCCGCACCGGTAAAGCGTCGTCGGGGCTCCGGGTTATCTTCCGCTACCGACCGACGGCGTCGGGAAGCGTAACCGAGATACACCGCGTCTGTTCCCGACCGTACTGGATGCTAGTTGGCCAGTACACATAAGATATATGTCAAAACAAAGTATTAAGTGTGGGACGATTGACTGTTCTGTCAGACGCTTGGGGTTCGGACAGCCCACAGATCTTGCAAGATATCGGGGGTGCAAGGAGCCAAACCCGTTGCGAGGACTACGTACCGTCCGGATTCCGAGCTACGGAGGACCATACAATGAGTACCCAGGACCAATCCGCACACTCCAATGCCGACCAACCGACTCGAACCGACAGCCAGAACGAGGGACCCGATGGTACAGCGCAACAGGGCGAGGAGGTCACTGAGCCCGAGCCGGAGCCGCTTTCCTTGGACCTCGTCTTCGAGATACTCAAGAACAGCCGGCGGCGCGAGGTAATTCACTATCTGAGGGACCGGGAGGCAGAAGAGCGGGTCTCGCTCGGCGAACTGGCCGAGCACGTCGCCGCCATCGAGAACGACACGACGACCGAGCAGCTCACGTCCAGCCAGCGAAAACGGGTCTACGTCGGTCTCTACCAGTGCCACCTCCCGAAGATGGACGACATGGGGGTCGTCGACTTCAACCAGGACCGCGGCCACGTAGCGCTGGCCCCGCAGGCGGACTGTCTGACCGAGTATCTTGACCGCCCGACCGAAGACGAGAGCGTGCAGTGGCATCGGTACTACGGCGCTATCTCGGCTGTCGGCGTCGCAATCGTCGGGCTCTCCTTTGGGGTCGGTCTCACCTCGGGGCTCGCGGCGGGGCTGCTCGGGCTCGTCATCGCGACGTTCGCGTTTTGCTCGGCGTGTCACTGGGTCACTGAAACCCGCGAGGAAGACTGACTCGGCGAGCGCGCCGGTCTGTCCGAAACGACGAGAGCGAAAGGGGGTGGGTCGGAGCGGTGGCCCGCCGTCGGCCGCGAGTCGGACGGGTAGGCGCGACGACCGGCCAACTGCGCCCCGCTGTGTCGGACACGCGTGGATGGTGAACCGTTCCGGGTTGGGATGGCCGACAGCCGCCGTCACCGGCGCGCGTCGGCAACTGAAGAGAGGGACGACATCTGTATTGTAACCCTGTTCCTACGCTTTAGACCACCCAGACAGCCCTAATTGGCCGCAGCTAAACGGGCGTATACGGACTTCCTGCGGGCCTGTCTGTAGCGTATCGGGACCACGACGCCGCCTGGGCCACGGCAGGCCGGCGTGCTCGACTCCAGGGTCGGCCTCCGGTGGTCCGGAGCGTCGTCGACAGAAGGGAAGGTGTCGGTTGTCGCGACAGGGGCCGAGGGACGCAGGACCAGGAGATGCCTCGGGTCGCGACAGTCACACGTCACGGGCCGCTCTCTATGACTATAAACGGCTTATTCGCGCTGTCCCGTCGGTAGCTCCTGCCCAGGCCCACACGTATACCAGCGTCCCTACTCTACCGGGTAGTATGTCAGCACGTATCGCCATCCTCGGTGGCACGTTCACCCCGATTCACAACGGTCATCGCGCGTTGCTCCACAGCGCGTTCCAGACCGCGAGTCACGACGGTCAGGGGGACGGACACGTCATAGTCGGTCTGACGGCCGAATCACTGGCCCGCGAGACGCGAAGCGACCCCTCACACGCGGACCAGCTGGGCTCGTACACGGACCGAGCGGAGACGCTCGGAAACACGCTGGAGCGTATCTCCGACGCTTACCCAGCGACGTGGGAGATAGTCAAGATAACGGACACGTTCGGCCCTGCCGCCACGCGGGAGGACGCTGACGCCCTCGTCGTCGCGCCGGAGGGGAAAGCCCAGCAACGCGCCCACGAGCTGAACGACGAGCGCCTCCAGCGCGGGTACCAACCGCTCGAGATACACACCTCGCCGTTCGTGGTCGCCGAGGACGGACTCCGCATAAGTAGCACTCGCATCCGAAACGGTGAGATAAACGCCCAGGGCCGACTACTCGAGACCGACGACTGAAACGAACAGCAGTAGCGACCGTGGTGGAAAAAGTCATCGGCGGGACAGCTTCCTCCTGCACCGCTGCGGCAGGAGGCTCCCCCGGCGCGGACTCAGCCGGTCACTCGTGTGTGCTCTCGCCGCTCGGCTCGGCGAGCGTCTCCGAGAGCCCGTCGTCCTGTACCATCGTCGAGACGTACTCGGCCGTGGAGGCCTCGGCCGGGGCCACGTCCCGACCCGATTCGGTGTCTTGCTCCTGTGTCTCGACGCAGACGTCGGTGCCGGTCACCGCCAGGAAGATGTCCTGTAAGTGCTCGTGTGACGATTTGTCGCTGTCGGCTGGTACGTCGCTGCTCATCGGTCGCCCCACCTACGTGTTGCAGTTCGCCGGGTCCACCGGCTGTGTACGGTTTGATCAACCATGACATGACGCCCAAGAAGCGGGGGAACATAACTATACAGCGACAAACCCGGAGTATACCCTGACTAGAGATTCTACACTCGTTGTTTACCCGGGGCTAACCGTTGTTTCGCACTGACCAGCACCGCACGGCGAAGCATCCGCAGAAATCGGGCCGTTAGCGAGTCAGCGGTGGGTACAACCGAACTCCTGTGTTGTGAGTTCGCAACTCGGACCCTGAGTTAGCGTACTCGATGCCGCCAGTTCTGTATAGCAGTATGTGGTTTATGCGTTCACTCTCAGCCGCGAGAAATGTCTATAGAAACGTACTTCACAGCAGTGAATAAATGTGATTCTCGTAACTCTCCCGGACTCTGCTGCCCCACTCGTGGGTGTACGTGTCGATGACGTCCTGTGCCACGTCGCCCCGCAGATACTTGACGACCCCGCGGTCGCCCGTTCGGTCCCGGAGGTGGGTCGTGAAGAAGTGCCGGAAGTAGTGGGGCGTGACGTTCTCCTCGGTCCCGCCGCCGTCGCGGTACCAGCCGTGGTCGCGTGCGTGTCCCTCGACGAGGTGGTGGACCATGTCGGGCGTGAGTCGCTGTCCCCAGTCACCGCTCGTGGAGACGAACAGCGGCTCCGCGTCGGAACGGACGTCCGGCCGAATCGCCAGCCAGCGCCGCAGCGTCCGGGCGAGTTCGGCATCGACCGGAATCGTCGTGTCCCGTTTCCGCTTGTTCGAGGCGGTGCGTTTCTCGCCGTTAGTCACCGCACCGCGGCTCGGTTCAGCAGCGACGTACAGCGAGTCCGGCCGCCCGTCGAGGGCGGCGCGAACAGGCACCTCGGGGCTCGGTCCCGGTTCGGCCAGATTCAGGTCTCTGAGGTCCAGATTGCAGAGCTCGCCCGCTCGCATCCCCGTCTTCAGTAGCGTCAGAATCACTGCTCGGGTCAAGGGGTGACCGATGTCCCCGACGAACGCCCGCATCCCCTCGATGCCGATCTCACGCCGCGTCGGGTCCGTGTTGATTGACTCGTCCATCTCCTCCATCACCAGGGTCATCGGGTTGGAGTCGAACGTCCCGACCTGCGTCATGTAGGCGAAAAACCGGTGGAGGTAGGAGGCGTACGTCGCCACGGTGCTCTCGCTGTGGTCGCCTCTGAGGCCGTGTACGTAGGCCATACAGTCCCGGTGTGAGGCCGCTGCGACCGGAACCGAACGGTCGCTCTCGGCCAGAAACGCTTCGAAGCCCCGCAACACCCGCTCGTAGAACTCCCGCGTCCGCTCGCTTTTCCCGTGGTAGGTGACGTCGTCGAGAAAGTAGCCGATGGGGTCGTCTTCGGGTTCGGGGGCCGTGGTCTCGGAACTCATTCGTCGAGCACGTACCCCCCGTGGCGACCGCTGTATCTCACCCGACCGTCCGACTGCAACTCCTGAAGCGTCTCGTCGAGGCGTTGCTCGATGTCGTCGGTGAGGGCCGCGACCAGCTCGTCCCAGTCGTAATGGTCCCCATCGGAGAGGGCCTCGACGACACGTGTTTCGAGCTCGTTACCCCCAGGGTCAGCGTCCGGAGAACGGGGTTCCTCAGCTTCGGCGTTCGCCGAATTCGGATCGTCGGGTTCGAATCCGCTCCGGCCGGCCTGAACCATCGTCCGGACGAACTCGCTCTGGCTCATATCGAGCCTTTCGGCGTGGGACTGCCACCGTTCCTTCTGGTATCTCGGAACGTAGGTCCGCACCGAGGTGCGCTCGTCACTGTCATCTCCCATGGGCTGGCTTCTCCCCGGGGCTACTTCAATCTGGTTCCATACAACCGCATAAAGACACTTATCTGTGCAAGCACGGCTACAGTGGCGGTGGATAGTTAATACCATCACAAATACAAACCCAGAATTTTTGCTGCCACTCTCTCTGAGTATAGATACACAGATATATTATGTCCTTACAGGTGCAGCTTATCTTTCTTCACGAGGGCTATCGACAGTCACCTACAGAGGCTACAGCTACGGTGTTCCTCCCCGCCTTGAGGTGTTGGGGAGAAGTATGGGATTTTCTACTACTGTGGACCGACTGCTTCCTGCGAGCCCAGAGTCACTGGCCCCAGCGTTACCGAATGCACTCCGGGAGTCTCGATTGAATGGGCCAGCTGTCACGACCGCTGATTCGCGGTGAGGTCGGTCGGAATTGCGGCCCTGGTGCCTTTGATCTCTCGTCGTCCTAGAGGAGCCGACCGGTGAGTGCCTCGCGTAACTGAATCAGATACATCATCGTGTGGCTCGACGGTGGCCTGTAACCGACCTTGTCCTCGGGTGGAGAGTACGCTGATTCGACAGTCACACGGGGTGTGCATCGTCACAGGCGGAAAGCAGGCCAGTGAACAAGCGGGCGTATGCAGGCCTGATAGGCTACTGGAGGCGCACATATCGTCCGCTGCTGGTACCTTCGACTGCAGGCATGCCGGGGTCAATCACTGGACTACCGATACTGCGACCGACGTTTGTCGGTATAATCCGCTGTATCCCGTCACGGCGTATTCGAGGCCGCACAGCCTGCCGTCCGTTCGCACGTGCTCAGCTGATTGGTCACACCTGGTCGTACGGTTGATATCTGTACTGCCCCACTATCTCGATATTTCCCGTCGGGAGGCAGGCTGAGGTTTTACGGCCAGGTATACGCGCTGTACGTCACGTGGGTCGTTGTTATCTGGCTCCGGAAAGATGGCCTTCTCATTCGAATGAGTCAGCGTCGCATGCTCGTAGATGACGGCCATGCTCTCGTGGCTCGTGCAATCGACGTTGAGGCCAGATTCATGGGGTAATTGTCATTAATTCGATTGGTCCCCTGTCCGACTGACGACTCGTAAATCATATATCGCTATATCGAAGATGGCCGGATGATGTACGATATCGGTGCGGTTCGGACCCGTGAGCGACGTGGCTAGATTTGTACCCGCAGGGTGACGATGACAGGCCATAGCCGGCCTGGTAACCTTCAACGAGACCATGCTCTGACTCTCACCGCCGGGCAAGAAGCTCCCGAACTCCCCTATCGGCCGGAAGGTCGCAGGTGGACTCCGACGCTACGGGTTTCGGTCGATACCGTCCAGGACGACTCGCCCGAGCGGTGACAGGGGACGTGCTACCTCGAACGGGGGCATCACACGTGGAAC encodes the following:
- a CDS encoding acyltransferase gives rise to the protein MAESADILPPESGQSPVRIGADSVVRAGSVIYPDVVAGNRLQTGHHAVLRPQTTVGHDCAVGAQVVVDGRSDLGDEVDLQTGAYVPSETTIGDRVFVGPRAVLTNDPYPLRQGVDPAGPTLEDDATVGANATVLPGVTVGERAFVAAGAVVTEDVPPSTLAVGAPAKHRPLPEHLTAGNVPR
- a CDS encoding formyltransferase family protein; this encodes MPSVAFLGSHPLGERCLDQLTSHDAFSVELVVTYGPGEDTWWDGCLYDRAERMGHRVVTRDSVRAVLDYDVDYLVSVYYPDVLDAELLAHPNVAPLNLHQAELPRYRGQYAFSHAIMNARADDHWRYGTTLHVMAPEVETGDIVARRFVPIAESDTARTLYDRVCDASVELFREQLTTLRDGAVRRVATPQSAYNGERYGDTGERLDVSKAIPVERLADDDEATQLAVYDKIRALDFPPFEPAYTELGGRRVYLTATNYGDIFGRTAVGDIDDETGRIAVPQPDGRH
- a CDS encoding ArsR family transcriptional regulator gives rise to the protein MSEPDPWDDISYVISSRYRIATLRRLSDGPATPSLIADETELSIAHVSRALQELRDTDLVTLLVSENRRKGRVYGITDEGLEVWETIEAENML
- a CDS encoding DUF7344 domain-containing protein, which encodes MSTQDQSAHSNADQPTRTDSQNEGPDGTAQQGEEVTEPEPEPLSLDLVFEILKNSRRREVIHYLRDREAEERVSLGELAEHVAAIENDTTTEQLTSSQRKRVYVGLYQCHLPKMDDMGVVDFNQDRGHVALAPQADCLTEYLDRPTEDESVQWHRYYGAISAVGVAIVGLSFGVGLTSGLAAGLLGLVIATFAFCSACHWVTETREED
- a CDS encoding phosphopantetheine adenylyltransferase is translated as MSARIAILGGTFTPIHNGHRALLHSAFQTASHDGQGDGHVIVGLTAESLARETRSDPSHADQLGSYTDRAETLGNTLERISDAYPATWEIVKITDTFGPAATREDADALVVAPEGKAQQRAHELNDERLQRGYQPLEIHTSPFVVAEDGLRISSTRIRNGEINAQGRLLETDD
- a CDS encoding tyrosine-type recombinase/integrase, giving the protein MSSETTAPEPEDDPIGYFLDDVTYHGKSERTREFYERVLRGFEAFLAESDRSVPVAAASHRDCMAYVHGLRGDHSESTVATYASYLHRFFAYMTQVGTFDSNPMTLVMEEMDESINTDPTRREIGIEGMRAFVGDIGHPLTRAVILTLLKTGMRAGELCNLDLRDLNLAEPGPSPEVPVRAALDGRPDSLYVAAEPSRGAVTNGEKRTASNKRKRDTTIPVDAELARTLRRWLAIRPDVRSDAEPLFVSTSGDWGQRLTPDMVHHLVEGHARDHGWYRDGGGTEENVTPHYFRHFFTTHLRDRTGDRGVVKYLRGDVAQDVIDTYTHEWGSRVRESYENHIYSLL
- a CDS encoding DUF5805 domain-containing protein, whose protein sequence is MGDDSDERTSVRTYVPRYQKERWQSHAERLDMSQSEFVRTMVQAGRSGFEPDDPNSANAEAEEPRSPDADPGGNELETRVVEALSDGDHYDWDELVAALTDDIEQRLDETLQELQSDGRVRYSGRHGGYVLDE